The Saccopteryx leptura isolate mSacLep1 chromosome 5, mSacLep1_pri_phased_curated, whole genome shotgun sequence nucleotide sequence GTTCTTGGGCAAGCATATTTCTCTGGGGGTAGGTCATCTCTTGCTGGGAAAGAGACTGGGCTTTGGGCTGAGGAAGGGAGAGCAGGGACTGAGTAGGAAACACGGGAATCTGAGCCAGAGGCTGATGGACCTGCTGCATCACGGGCTGGAGCAGAGGCAGAGGAATCTGTGAATTTTTGAGATCAGTGACACTTGGGATTTGGCGTTCCAAAAATGGCACTACTGGAGAGTTAAGAACTGGCATCACGTTGCGCTTAGGAACGATGGTCTCCTTAGCATTGGGGGCTTCCATCACTTGAGGCTGCAGGATAGGCAGCACCACGGAAGGCTGAGCAAGAGGCAGGACGTTTTGTGGAAGGACAGTGTTAGGGATGGGCTGAGGGTAAGGATAGAAAAGAGGCTGGGGCTGCATGAAGGGGTGGATATTGTCCTGGCGTTCATcctggagagaaggaaaaagaaggaggcCATGATTCAGCTCTAATTGCCACTCATGATAAATGAACTTCCTGTCATTTGGACAATCATAATTGAGTTAAAAGAGAGTAAGAAAATCTTTTACTTATGctgattaaaaaattattttgagtctCTGAAGATTAATGAGTTAAAAACTCATTGAGGGATTTCTCATTAGCCCTCTCCCTTCATAACTGAACACAGATCAAATTGATATTCCATGTTTGGGAATTTCaaacttgtttctctttttctgagtTACCTTTAATAGCTGTTGTTAGCTATACAGATTGGTATTTAGAGGGCATGGCTTTTCAATGCAATGTGATAATAATAGACCACATTATTTTCATATAATgaagatttattataaaaagacTTAGAGAAAGGACTCCAAGGTATACTTCTGTGTGTTTTAATGAAAAGTAAATCTTAATATGCAGTTTAATTGGAGGAGTTAATTAACATCAGCTAACTTCTAACACCACTTTCTTTGGCAGAGGGTAGTTGTTGTGAGTCTTTAAAGAGGCATCaatttgtaaattaattttgCTTTAGAAAACTATTTGCTATAAATTTCAAACAAACCCACTCCTCTGATAAAACAGAAAAGCTGAAATATTACAATTAAATTAATGTATAATTGTTACCATAtgtgtattttaattaaatgaagaattttatgttgtttaaataaaaactttgtttttaaacaagCTCTATTACTTCTTAACTGTGATATTGTAGCACAATCGTATACTCAATTGTTCCGTACCTCACTTCTCTCATCTGTGTAATGGAAATTCTTTTATGAACGGCatgtatttgtaaataaaagtgttacagtaaaatgttaatgttaaattattgaatatttactgtGTGCCAACTCATCAACCCTGGGGAATTATGAATATTCTCagtttacagaagaagaaacttaTGTACAGAGAGATGTGGAGGCAAGGTTATACAACTAATCAATAACCAGGTTATCACTTGTGCCATATTGTCTTCTTGTTTCTTACATCAGCCTATTCATCTTGAGAATAAGAGGAACCTCGTTCCCAACCTGGGAATGTATCTACCAGTGTGCATTTATGGAAAACAGGTATACCATTAATAAAGTGAGCAAATTAACActtattcttaagtatttattCTATCCTATACAAGTTGACTAAaggttttaaaatgcatttatttcttaaaaatagattGACTTAATCAAAGTGTTATGTCTTAGCATTTATTTTCTTACCATTCTTTAGGCTGAATATGCACATATTTTATatgcagtatatttttaaaagttttagataTGTATTCATCATGAACAAATCACCTTTCTTCCTGGCTGTTTCTCATCCCCGGACTGCTCAG carries:
- the LOC136406480 gene encoding beta-casein-like, producing the protein MKVLVLACLVSLALAGETVENLSSSEDERQDNIHPFMQPQPLFYPYPQPIPNTVLPQNVLPLAQPSVVLPILQPQVMEAPNAKETIVPKRNVMPVLNSPVVPFLERQIPSVTDLKNSQIPLPLLQPVMQQVHQPLAQIPVFPTQSLLSLPQPKAQSLSQQEMTYPQRNMLAQEPLLVPAQEPLLVPAQEPVLVPTQQFYPVTQPIAPVYNLQQV